Below is a genomic region from Syngnathus acus chromosome 20, fSynAcu1.2, whole genome shotgun sequence.
GAGCTTCTGGTGAGGCTCCCGGGTGCTCAGCCTCCCATTTAGCTCCATTTCATGCCCTTTTGCCAACTCGCCTCGTCTAGGCATTACAACTCGGGCATATCCGTGGGGGCCGCCGACATGTACCTCCGCATCCGAGGGGTCCAAAACAACACCGTCATATGGAGGACTTTGTACGAGCAGGGCAGCCGCTGGAACCGGGTCAGCCTCCAGTTGGGTCGCATCACGCGGCCCTTCCAAATCGCCCTGGCTAAAATCAGCATGGGCGTGTTCGACGGCATCTCGGCGCTGGACGACGTGTCCTTCCACAACTGCTCCATGCCGGCCGCCGCCGGCCAGTGCCCGCCGCACACGCATTTCCACTGCACGCGCACCAGAGCGTGCGTCGATCAGCTGTTGCGCTGCGACCTGGTGGACGACTGCGGCGATGGTTCGGATGAAGAGGGCTGCGGTGAGTGTTTTTTGCCAaccccgtccgtccgtccgtccgtccatttGAGTAGGTCATGAAGGCTTGATTGCCGTTCCGCAGCCCCCGAGCTGCAGTGCAACTTCGAGGAGGGCCTGTGCAGCTGGAAACAAGAGGcaaacggcggcggcggcgacgttTTCGACTGGACCCGCACCCGAGGCCCCACCCCGTCTTTCAACACCGGGCCCTGGAAGGACCACACGCTGGGTACCAGCTACGGCCACTACCTCTACATGGAGTCTTCCGTCCCCCAAGAGTTCAAGGACACGGCGGTGCTGCTGAGCCCGGCCTTCCAGCCCACCCACGGGCGCGGCGAGGACCCCTTTGACTCCCGCAGCCCGTGCGTGTTCCGCTTCCACTACCACATGTTTGGCTCGCACGTGTTCTGCCTCGCCATCTATCTGAGGACCACCTCGACGGGTCGCGGCCAGTTGCTGTGGGTAGGCTACGGGGACCAGGGCAACGTTTGGCACAGGAAGACTCTTTACCTCACCAGCGCTCGACCCTTCCAGGTACGACTCCGCCTGTGAATTTCCCAGTCAAAGAAAAGTGCTTTTATTTCCCTGCGGCTAGATCGTAATTGAAGGTACGGTCGGAGACGATTTCAACGGGGACATCGCCATCGATGACCTCTCCTTCCTGGGCTGCGTCCCGCACCAAGGTAGGTAGGTCGgtacggacggatggacggccgtcagctcagctcagcgaCAGCCGACGTGTTCCGTCGGAGCGTTAAAGCTGCGCGTCATTTGCCGAGGAAGGCGAGCTCCCCGAGGCCAACGCCACGATCCCCGCGGTGACCACGCCGGCCCCCTCGGTTCAGCCCCACCGTTGCCCCCACGGGGAGTTTGCGTGCGCTCGGCTCGGCGAGTGTGTCGCCCGTGGCAAAGTGTGCGACTTCAGGCGGGACTGCTCGGACGGTTCCGATGAAAACGACTGTGGTAAAAATGATGCCCTTCGCAAACATATATCGTTCGAAACTTGACGAATCGAGCGTCTCAAcctctttattttttcctgcAGTGGCCGAGGGGTGCGATTTTGAAGGTGGCAAAACCTGCGGTTGGGAGACCGTTGCCCCGGTCTCCTTGCAGGCATTCCGCTGGTCACCTGACCAAGGGGAGAGCGTTCACGCCGGAGAGCAGTACCATCGTCCCGTCACCGACCACACCCTGTGAGGAAGAGCAAAAAATGACTGTGTACTAATGAGGTGGCGCTCCTTTCTCTTTGCGATTGACGTCCGTTCCTTCCCAGGGGCAGCCCCGAGGGTTGGTACATGTGCGCCGACAGCTCCAACGGCGGCTACGGCCAAGCCACCGACCTCCAGACGCCAGTCATCGCATCCACCGGGCCGCATTGCAGGCTGGTCTTCTGGTACCACATGGGCGGATTCACCGTGGGCTCCCTGCAAGTGAGACGGCCGAGCGCTGCGGGAATCGCTTCTTGCACCTTGTTAGCGTCGACAGCTGTCCCCTTGAACTCTTTTGCAGCTTTTGCTGAAGCGTGGTAACATCACGCATGAGGTTTGGTCTCAGAGCGGTAACCAAGGCAACAAGTGGAGACGAGGTGAAGTGTTCTTGGGGCTGTCAAATGACTTTCAGGTGTGGAAATGCTTTTACTCTAACGCGGTGCTATTCATGAGTCCATGCTCATTTGGAGCATCGATACATTTCTGCCTGTAAGGACTTTCTTGTTTTATGGCAAGTCATTAAAACATTCCGgaaagtcctttttttttttacaaaatgctGGACCGCTCATCTGTCTTGCTACCTTTCAGGCTCAGCTTACAGAGCTGAATTTTCTAAATTCTTCACAGCCTTTTAGAGTCATTCATTTTTGCTGCCACACACAAcgatgagcatttttaattggagTGTGGCCAAATTGTCACATCAACTGTGTGTggcaaaatactttttgtctTGGAACTCTGGCAACAACCAAAATGAGCCTAAAATGGCTGCAAAAGTCCTGTGTCTGTTCTCAAGACTTTTTATGTGGCTCTACTCGAAATAGTTCATGTTGCTGAGTGGCTTTCCTCAAAATTGATTTGGTTTACCAATCCTAACGACAGGGCCTGATTAGGTTTGTCTGAATATGATACGTCAGCCTTCAATGCTGTTTCCCGGTCCAATTATTTCTTTGCCACACACCGACCGACACGGCTCATTAGCCGATGGACTCGATCAATACTCAAGTCAAGTGTGACGGTGGCACGAATGAGTCCTCCATTGGCGAGATCAACAGACTCAGCGTGCGTCTCTTGGAGCGACATCGCCGACACTCATTAACCTGGTGTCCTCGTCTCCTGATGCTACCGGCCGCCAAGTTGATGAGACgcccgtttttttctttgtttttttctcctatgGACTTGGAGAGAGTCCGAGTGGCCTCATAAATAGTGAGCGTTTTAAAATCGGAGTGCTCACTGGGTGTCATCAGTCATATCAATATAAGATATAACATTTGATGTCAAATTTTGTTGCCTGTCAGGTGGTGTTCCGAGCCAAGCGCGGCATCAGCTACATGGGCGACGTGGTGATCGACGACGTGGGCTTTGTGGACTGCGcccctccgccgccgccctcGGGAGCGCCCTGCGCCCCCGAGCGCTACGCCTGCGCCAACGGCCGCTGCGTCCCCCGCGACAACCTGTGCGACTTCATCGACCACTGCGGGGACGACTCGGACGAGGAACCTTACATCTGCAGTTAGTGTGCAGCTGGCCTGAAatggtggtggcggcggcggcggcaacacattgattttcactctctctctctctctccccatTTGTGTTTCTCAGAAGCCTTTAACGGCCGTTGCGATTTTGAGTTCGACCTGTGCTCCTGGCGCCAGAGCTGGGACGACCATTTCGATTGGCAGATCAAAGCCGGCGGCACCCCCACCCTTGGTATGGGCCCGTCCACCGACCACACCCTAAGGGACCCCTCCGGGCACTACCTCTACTTGGAGAGCTCCTTCCCTCAGGCGGCCGGAAATAGCGCCCGCATTTCGGGGCCGTTGCTGAGCCGCAGGAGCTCTCAGTGCAAGGTCTGGCACAAATTCTTTTCCATGTTGTAACAAGCAAAATCAAGTCAAAAATAGATCGAGAATGATTGCTCGTCAACAGATGCCCGAGAATACGCCGTCTTTTCATTGTAGAAATGAATTACAAGTTTGGAAATGAGTTACAGTGTTTAATGAAAAATTGCAGCCGTCAGCCCGTCGGCGGGAGTGATCGTCCGTCGTCTCGCGCCTTCGACCTGACGGTCGCTCCATCAATCACGCTAGCGGCAGGGTTGAGCCAACCTCTTGAGAGGAACCATCCATCGCGGACAAATAAAGCATTCAAATGAAACACAAATTGAGAAGCGTTGTGACACCCCCCAGAtgcgcttcttcttccacatgtacGGAGACGGCATCGGGACGCTGGCCGTGTTCCGGCAGAGCCGCCGCGGGGgactccacctcctcctcaacTTGACGGGCGACCAGGGCAACTACTGGCAGATGACGGAGGTCCCGCTGAGCCACCCCGAGGACTTCCGAGTCACGTTGGAAGGACGGGTGGGGCGGAATCCCACGGGGGACATCTGCCTGGACGACGTCACCTTTTCGTCAGGGTGCCTGCTGGCTTCCTCGGAGCAAGccgcttctcctcctcctgaaggtaggcccagcagaggtcattttttttttattttttttttttatagtgtaTTCTATTTATTATGCCGGAAGACTACGGTCCTGAAGTCTCCTGAAGTCtctttttgcacttttatCCCCCAACTTGTACCTTCCTGTAAATCGAGCTGTTGTTACATGCAGTTTCTCACACGTGAGATTAATAAAGTTCCTCTAATCTTTCCAAAAGGGAGGCCACGTTGATTTGAGTTTGTCCTTTCCAGGCGGCTGCGCTCCGGGCTTCCTTCCGTGCGCCAACGGCCGCTGCTTCTCCTCCGAGCGGAGCTGCGACTTCCGAGACGACTGCGGCGACGGCTCGGACGAGGAGCGCTGCGGCACGTCCTGCTCCTTCGAGGACGGCCCGTGCGGCTGGAAGAACTCGCCGGCGGACAATTTCGACTGGTCGCTGGGAAGCGGCTCGGCGCAGGGCGTACGGCCGCCGTACGACCACACGCTAAACGATGAGAGCGGTTTGTtgtcgcccgcccgcccgcctccgTGCCACTTTTTGGAAGGACGACGTGACGGCGCTGGTGAAAACGTCCTCAGGTCACTTCTTGTATCTGGAAGCCACACCGGTGGGACTGAAAGGCGACAAGGC
It encodes:
- the malrd1 gene encoding MAM and LDL-receptor class A domain-containing protein 1 isoform X5, with protein sequence MWKFCPLLLVALTLPFFTEPRLILYSTCANGSSIPEDCVCDFTDDCGDERRCFNSHKRCDFNEGFCDLIQPWSHALLSQWKRTTAVGLIQRDHTGNQSAYFLSLVPERGDTSTAQLISPQFGPADTCQMSFYHYVSAQHGALQVLMESGPQGHATVLWKQSTPAQAWQRAVVRFSSNSTFRVVIGGSLTEDSDAAEVLAIDDISFSPHCEPVSPPTIACPPSWYACEGGGPCIQADKVCDFTRQCPHGDDESDCPSECDFEGGSCGWYELTLGDGFDWVRGSSADVPPEYYGRPPPPDHSSNSTEGHFMFILKNSSSLYPRAVLRGPWFQQSASGCTMSFWHYNSGISVGAADMYLRIRGVQNNTVIWRTLYEQGSRWNRVSLQLGRITRPFQIALAKISMGVFDGISALDDVSFHNCSMPAAAGQCPPHTHFHCTRTRACVDQLLRCDLVDDCGDGSDEEGCAPELQCNFEEGLCSWKQEANGGGGDVFDWTRTRGPTPSFNTGPWKDHTLGTSYGHYLYMESSVPQEFKDTAVLLSPAFQPTHGRGEDPFDSRSPCVFRFHYHMFGSHVFCLAIYLRTTSTGRGQLLWVGYGDQGNVWHRKTLYLTSARPFQIVIEGTVGDDFNGDIAIDDLSFLGCVPHQGELPEANATIPAVTTPAPSVQPHRCPHGEFACARLGECVARGKVCDFRRDCSDGSDENDCVAEGCDFEGGKTCGWETVAPVSLQAFRWSPDQGESVHAGEQYHRPVTDHTLGSPEGWYMCADSSNGGYGQATDLQTPVIASTGPHCRLVFWYHMGGFTVGSLQLLLKRGNITHEVWSQSGNQGNKWRRGEVFLGLSNDFQVVFRAKRGISYMGDVVIDDVGFVDCAPPPPPSGAPCAPERYACANGRCVPRDNLCDFIDHCGDDSDEEPYICKAFNGRCDFEFDLCSWRQSWDDHFDWQIKAGGTPTLGMGPSTDHTLRDPSGHYLYLESSFPQAAGNSARISGPLLSRRSSQCKMRFFFHMYGDGIGTLAVFRQSRRGGLHLLLNLTGDQGNYWQMTEVPLSHPEDFRVTLEGRVGRNPTGDICLDDVTFSSGCLLASSEQAASPPPEGGCAPGFLPCANGRCFSSERSCDFRDDCGDGSDEERCGTSCSFEDGPCGWKNSPADNFDWSLGSGSAQGVRPPYDHTLNDESGHFLYLEATPVGLKGDKAHISSSQWKETSSICKLSFWYYISHKASGTIRLLVKTENAMWEAWNKTGHQGNGWKRAEVALRRLRNFRLIFEGVRWRDVSGGAALDDLEFKDCAPSLAEPSSCPAITDFVCDGGRCVESHLWCDGKPDCGDRSDESDCGGVLAAPGACNFEADDGRWEERCQLAQDTDDDFDWRIGRGSERAGTGPTSDHGPKGGAGSFLYIHSAAQQKGHVARVTTVSAFPASVGLCHLRFWC
- the malrd1 gene encoding MAM and LDL-receptor class A domain-containing protein 1 isoform X4 gives rise to the protein MWKFCPLLLVALTLPFFTEPRLILYSTCANGSSIPEDCVCDFTDDCGDERRCFNSHKRCDFNEGFCDLIQPWSHALLSQWKRTTAVGLIQRDHTGNQSAYFLSLVPERGDTSTAQLISPQFGPADTCQMSFYHYVSAQHGALQVLMESGPQGHATVLWKQSTPAQAWQRAVVRFSSNSTFRVVIGGSLTEDSDAAEVLAIDDISFSPHCEPVSPPTIACPPSWYACEGGGPCIQADKVCDFTRQCPHGDDESDCPSECDFEGGSCGWYELTLGDGFDWVRGSSADVPPEYYGRPPPPDHSSNSTEGHFMFILKNSSSLYPRAVLRGPWFQQSASGCTMSFWHYNSGISVGAADMYLRIRGVQNNTVIWRTLYEQGSRWNRVSLQLGRITRPFQIALAKISMGVFDGISALDDVSFHNCSMPAAAGQCPPHTHFHCTRTRACVDQLLRCDLVDDCGDGSDEEGCAPELQCNFEEGLCSWKQEANGGGGDVFDWTRTRGPTPSFNTGPWKDHTLGTSYGHYLYMESSVPQEFKDTAVLLSPAFQPTHGRGEDPFDSRSPCVFRFHYHMFGSHVFCLAIYLRTTSTGRGQLLWVGYGDQGNVWHRKTLYLTSARPFQIVIEGTVGDDFNGDIAIDDLSFLGCVPHQGELPEANATIPAVTTPAPSVQPHRCPHGEFACARLGECVARGKVCDFRRDCSDGSDENDCVAEGCDFEGGKTCGWETVAPVSLQAFRWSPDQGESVHAGEQYHRPVTDHTLGSPEGWYMCADSSNGGYGQATDLQTPVIASTGPHCRLVFWYHMGGFTVGSLQLLLKRGNITHEVWSQSGNQGNKWRRGEVFLGLSNDFQVVFRAKRGISYMGDVVIDDVGFVDCAPPPPPSGAPCAPERYACANGRCVPRDNLCDFIDHCGDDSDEEPYICKAFNGRCDFEFDLCSWRQSWDDHFDWQIKAGGTPTLGMGPSTDHTLRDPSGHYLYLESSFPQAAGNSARISGPLLSRRSSQCKMRFFFHMYGDGIGTLAVFRQSRRGGLHLLLNLTGDQGNYWQMTEVPLSHPEDFRVTLEGRVGRNPTGDICLDDVTFSSGCLLASSEQAASPPPEGGCAPGFLPCANGRCFSSERSCDFRDDCGDGSDEERCGTSCSFEDGPCGWKNSPADNFDWSLGSGSAQGVRPPYDHTLNDESGHFLYLEATPVGLKGDKAHISSSQWKETSSICKLSFWYYISHKASGTIRLLVKTENAMWEAWNKTGHQGNGWKRAEVALRRLRNFRLIFEGVRWRDVSGGAALDDLEFKDCAPSLAEPSSCPAITDFVCDGGRCVESHLWCDGKPDCGDRSDESDCGGVLAAPGACNFEADDGRWEERCQLAQDTDDDFDWRIGRGSERAGTGPTSDHGPKGGAGSFLYIHSAAQQKGHVARVTTVSAFPASVGLCHLRFWYYMHGSERMGTLKVPELGF